A region of Vigna radiata var. radiata cultivar VC1973A chromosome 10, Vradiata_ver6, whole genome shotgun sequence DNA encodes the following proteins:
- the LOC111242693 gene encoding uncharacterized protein LOC111242693 has protein sequence MLKNMATGGCDPPIPPSGNSDKEKGKKKAYLVKLMSRFNNVSSSSSQPSTPTSTARSVPPPLAIPGLTPIAPFIPPSLEVPTFTPSPQQRGTDQWRSPFPHVGSNPTTRTNIAPTPPTGDGVPHSSSAGNVEDVSDNRPIIKPIGGGFYPTKTTSKDITATIKGQFDEPWLTWGQIPQTRRDVFFERFKRKVSWSIEHEEKVXKNFHSKASHRLSEMFKKAQREGKKPEWMGDIVWNGLLEKWNMPAFRQKCETTKKNRTSDKGGCLHTEGSISVHEHAIRLSQELGRTVHVDEIFQQTHIRASTGQFVDERSRRTHVSFY, from the exons atgttgaaGAATATGGCAACAGGTGGTTGTGACCCTCCTATTCCACCTTCAGGAAACTCAGATAAGGAGAAGGGGAAGAAGAAAGCTTATCTGGTGAAGTTGATGTCCCGTTTCAATAACGTAAGTAGTTCAAGTAGTCAACCATCTACACCTACCTCCACTGCTAGATCTGTTCCACCACCATTGGCAATTCCTGGTTTGACACCTATTGCACCATTTATTCCACCTTCATTGGAAGTTCCTACCTTCACACCTAGTCCACAACAACGTGGTACTGATCAATGGAGATCACCCTTCCCCCATGTTGGTTCTAACCCAACAACTCGTACAAATATTGCACCAACACCTCCTACAGGGGATGGAGTTCCACATTCAAGTTCAGCGGGAAATGTTGAAGATGTTTCCGACAATCGTCCAATCATTAAACCTATTGGAGGAGG gttttatccaacaaaaacaacatcCAAAGATATCACAGCCACCATCAAAGGACAGTTTGATGAGCCGTGGTTGACATGGGGACAAATCCCTCAGACTCGTAGAGATGTTTTCTTTGAGCGTTTTAAG AGAAAGGTATCATGGAGCATTGAACATGAAGAAAAGGTTAANAAAAATTTCCACAGCAAAGCATCTCATAGATTATCTGAGATGTTTAAAAAAGCTCAAAGAGAAGGGAAAAAACCTGAGTGGATGGGAGACATTGTCTGGAATGGTCTTTTAGAGAAGTGGAACATGCCAGCTTTTAGACAAAAGTGTGAAACCACCAAAAAGAACAGGACATCTGACAAGGGTGGTTGTTTGCACACCGAGGGATCTATTAGCGTGCATGAGCATGCTATTCGTCTG TCACAGGAGCTTGGTCGGACAGTGCATGTCGATGAAATTTTTCAGCAGACACATATTAGAGCATCAACAGGACAATTTGTCGATGAAAGGTCTAGAAGGACACATGTTAGTTTCTACTAA